In Helianthus annuus cultivar XRQ/B chromosome 8, HanXRQr2.0-SUNRISE, whole genome shotgun sequence, a single genomic region encodes these proteins:
- the LOC110869466 gene encoding TMV resistance protein N-like, which produces MWWWRWWRKLRWCWRWRWCRQVEVEVVSEVEVVSGGVGVGGGGARVLEQMDVLKREKRLAEKFLEAPPSGLYDAVLAAHLRAGQSRAKTSSSQSRPASTSKSWKYDVFVSFRGKDVRLTFVDHLYYALKTRGIVTFLDNQDDETQSWGKPLPSSIDEAIHESQIAIIVLSRNYAGSSWCLDELALIMKNKEEGKQIAFPIFYHVGPTEVRKQIGHFGEAFSGHELHNNKKVKSWRKALVKAADIKGWDLMHRHETALIKEICDTISRRMLSLTTPSEASATTYLIGAETRMQELKSLLEVGSGGIHMVGICGMWGSGKSTLASSIYNEISHEFEGMHMMERELHQNSVLVVLDDVDHTDHLKMLAGSKNWFSNGSRIIFTTRNQDLVNAHDAITHDVRMLDDIEATELFNRHAFGKSKPVQGLDEVSLNIVSKLGGHPSALINLGSFLRGKEMSEWMSISDRLDAIPVAEILKKFKIRDDGVARDFTDQITTYLRELETCRITL; this is translated from the exons atgtggtggtggaggtggtggcggaagTTGAGGTGGTgttggaggtggaggtggtgtcggcaggtggaggtggaggtggtgtcaGAGGTGGAGGTGGTGTCGGGAGGTGTAGGTGTAGGTGGAGGTGGAGCTAGGGTTTTGGAGCAGATGGATGTTTTGAAGAGGGAGAAGAGGTTGGCAGAG AAATTTTTGGAAGCACCACCAAGTGGTTTATATGATGCTGTCTTAGCTGCTCATCTCCGAGCTGGTCAATCAAG GGCAAAGACATCCTCTTCTCAATCCCGTCCCGCCTCTACTTCTAAGTCGTGGAAGTATGATGTCTTCGTTAGTTTTAGAGGAAAAGATGTCCGCTTGACATTTGTGGATCATCTCTACTATGCTCTTAAAACTAGAGGAATCGTCACTTTCCTGGACAATCAAGACGATGAAACTCAATCTTGGGGCAAACCCCTTCCTTCATCCATCGATGAAGCTATCCATGAATCACAAATAGCCATCATAGTACTCTCACGAAATTATGCTGGTTCTTCTTGGTGCTTGGATGAACTTGCACTTATCATGAAAAATAAAGAAGAGGGAAAGCAAATCGCTTTTCCAATATTCTATCATGTGGGCCCAACTGAAGTGAGAAAGCAAATAGGGCATTTTGGAGAAGCATTTTCCGGGCATGAGTTACACAACAACAAGAAAGTTAAATCTTGGAGGAAAGCACTTGTGAAGGCAGCTGACATTAAAGGATGGGACCTTATGCATAG GCACGAAACCGCACTCATAAAAGAAATTTGTGATACCATTTCACGTAGAATGCTTAGCTTAACGACACCTTCTGAAGCAAGTGCCACCACATACCTAATTGGTGCAGAGACCCGCATGCAAGAATTGAAATCACTTCTGGAAGTTGGGTCGGGTGGTATTCATATGGTTGGAATATGTGGGATGTGGGGTAGTGGTAAGTCTACTCTCGCATCTTCTATTTATAATGAAATAAGTCATGAATTTGAAG GAATGCACATGATGGAGAGGGAATTACATCAAAACAGTGTTCTAGTTGTCCTTGATGATGTAGACCACACTGACCACCTGAAGATGTTAGCTGGATCCAAAAACTGGTTTAGTAATGGGAGTCGAATAATATTTACCACTCGGAACCAAGATCTGGTGAATGCTCACGATGCTATCACACATGATGTGAGGATGCTAGATGACATAGAGGCTACTGAACTCTTCAATAGGCATGCATTTGGGAAAAGTAAACCTGTCCAAGGTCTCGATGAGGTTTCGCTAAATATAGTTTCTAAATTGGGCGGGCATCCATCAGCACTTATAAATTTAGGCTCTTTTCTACGTGGCAAAGAAATGAGTGAGTGGATGAGCATCTCGGATAGACTAGACGCTATCCCAGTTGCTGAAATTCTGAAAAAGTTCAAAATTCGTGATGATGGAGTAGCGAGAGATTTCACTGATCAAATAACTACTTACTTGAGGGAGCTGGAGACATGTCGCATAACCTTGTGA